The Devosia sp. MC521 genome has a segment encoding these proteins:
- a CDS encoding DUF4344 domain-containing metallopeptidase, with product MRKIWLLLTVALMAIVPAAAAEFGDLPKHQRADALRYAANNSLFTLYHETAHLLIDKLNLPVLGREEDAADTIATYVMLEKKSPDMNRALQDAAEGWLTTARNYQAAFNIEDYTAGYSPDRHRAYQIMCLMVGADGAAFRKFANSHGLASGRQHECAFVYEQAYQSVSSLLSKQTGPSRVDVKYFPAGRSLRLAERALRRSGVIEKVADELRTNFKIPGRVLMTVRVCDEPNAFYDTTTSEIIFCYELMEEFLQSYSADLPTAVNQR from the coding sequence ATGCGTAAAATTTGGCTGCTGCTCACCGTCGCGTTGATGGCAATTGTGCCTGCCGCAGCTGCCGAGTTCGGGGATCTGCCAAAGCACCAGCGCGCTGACGCCCTGCGCTATGCCGCAAACAACAGCCTCTTTACGCTCTATCATGAGACGGCCCACCTGCTCATCGACAAGCTCAACCTGCCCGTTCTGGGACGCGAGGAAGACGCAGCGGACACGATCGCGACCTATGTGATGCTGGAGAAAAAATCCCCCGACATGAACCGCGCCTTGCAGGATGCGGCTGAGGGGTGGCTCACCACGGCACGCAATTATCAGGCCGCGTTCAATATCGAGGACTATACCGCAGGCTATAGCCCAGATCGCCACCGCGCTTATCAGATCATGTGCCTGATGGTGGGTGCCGATGGTGCAGCGTTCCGCAAGTTTGCCAATAGCCACGGCTTAGCCTCTGGCCGCCAACACGAATGCGCCTTCGTTTATGAGCAGGCCTATCAAAGCGTCTCCTCGCTTTTGAGCAAGCAGACAGGCCCTTCGCGCGTTGATGTGAAATACTTTCCCGCTGGGCGCTCGCTGCGTCTCGCCGAGCGCGCTTTGCGGCGGAGTGGCGTCATTGAAAAGGTCGCCGACGAGTTGCGCACCAACTTCAAAATCCCCGGCCGGGTGCTGATGACGGTGCGCGTCTGCGACGAGCCCAATGCCTTTTATGACACCACGACCAGCGAAATCATTTTTTG
- a CDS encoding DEAD/DEAH box helicase, which translates to MTLPENILAPIARALTAKGYDSLTPVQAAMIEDNTEGRDLLVSAQTGSGKTVAFGMAIAPTLLGEDDRLPPPGAPLALCIAPTRELAMQVQRELTWLYAETGAVTAAGVGGMDQRAERRVLDRGAHIVVGTPGRLRDHITRGALDMSQLRAVVLDEADEMLDLGFREDLEFILDAAPEDRRTLLFSATVPKQIAELAKTFQKNALRITATSSGQQHADIEYKLMSVSASERENAVINTLLWYESTNTIVFASTREAVKHLSARLANRGFAVVTLSGELSQAERTNALQSMRDGRARICVATDVAARGIDLPGLDLVIHADLPMNSETLLHRSGRTGRAGRKGTCVVIAPAHRKRVALSILRGAKIDPENINPPTADEIDARYREQMLSAEMLSNAASEDEAPLVAELLERHAPEAIAAAYIRLQLAARPVPEDVSPSSGDDFNSRERPSRDAFNGGAWFKVSVGRKQRAEPRWLLPMICKAGGVGKSAVGSIRIFETETVFEVAADKVDAFKKAVGKGGTLEKGVYISETEAPAARSNERPQGNRRPTGPSSYDPMAPREDRKARYPKKARSDDFGGGERPAKSWDDKPKTWDDKPRAERPRADKPKFDKDKGKPAWSKPATEGDFFVKKPKVKDHKKKRTE; encoded by the coding sequence ATGACCCTGCCTGAAAACATCCTCGCTCCAATCGCCCGCGCGCTGACCGCAAAGGGCTACGACAGCCTCACTCCTGTGCAGGCTGCGATGATCGAGGACAACACCGAAGGACGCGACCTGCTCGTGTCCGCACAGACCGGCTCCGGTAAGACCGTGGCCTTTGGTATGGCGATTGCGCCAACCCTTCTCGGCGAAGACGATCGCCTGCCGCCTCCGGGCGCACCGCTTGCCCTCTGCATTGCTCCGACCCGTGAACTCGCTATGCAGGTTCAGCGCGAATTGACCTGGCTCTATGCCGAAACTGGCGCGGTTACCGCTGCTGGCGTCGGCGGCATGGATCAGCGCGCCGAACGTCGTGTGCTCGATCGTGGTGCTCACATCGTTGTGGGTACACCGGGTCGTCTGCGTGACCACATCACCCGTGGCGCGCTCGACATGAGCCAGCTGCGTGCCGTTGTGCTCGACGAAGCAGACGAAATGCTCGACCTTGGTTTCCGCGAAGACCTCGAGTTCATTCTCGACGCCGCTCCGGAAGATCGTCGCACCCTGCTGTTCTCGGCAACTGTTCCTAAGCAGATTGCTGAACTGGCCAAGACCTTCCAGAAGAACGCACTGCGCATCACCGCCACCAGCTCGGGCCAGCAGCACGCTGACATCGAATACAAGCTGATGTCGGTTTCCGCATCCGAACGCGAAAACGCGGTGATCAACACGCTGCTCTGGTACGAAAGCACCAACACCATCGTGTTCGCCTCGACCCGTGAAGCGGTAAAGCACCTCTCGGCTCGCCTTGCCAACCGTGGCTTCGCCGTGGTGACCCTGTCGGGCGAACTCTCGCAGGCCGAACGTACCAATGCGCTGCAGTCGATGCGCGATGGCCGCGCTCGTATCTGCGTTGCAACCGACGTTGCGGCTCGCGGTATCGACCTTCCAGGCCTCGATCTCGTGATCCACGCCGATCTGCCGATGAACTCGGAAACCCTGTTGCACCGTTCGGGCCGTACTGGCCGCGCGGGCCGCAAGGGCACCTGCGTTGTTATCGCTCCTGCACACCGCAAGCGCGTTGCGCTGTCGATCCTGCGTGGCGCAAAGATCGACCCAGAAAACATCAACCCGCCGACCGCAGACGAGATCGATGCGCGCTATCGCGAGCAGATGCTCTCGGCAGAAATGCTGAGCAATGCGGCTTCGGAAGATGAAGCACCATTGGTGGCAGAACTGCTGGAGCGTCACGCGCCAGAAGCCATTGCGGCCGCTTACATCCGTCTGCAGCTGGCAGCACGTCCGGTTCCAGAAGATGTGAGCCCATCCTCGGGCGACGACTTCAACTCCCGCGAACGTCCATCGCGTGACGCCTTCAATGGCGGCGCATGGTTCAAGGTCTCGGTTGGTCGCAAGCAGCGCGCTGAGCCGCGTTGGTTGTTGCCAATGATCTGTAAGGCTGGTGGCGTTGGCAAATCTGCCGTCGGCTCGATCCGCATCTTTGAAACGGAAACCGTTTTTGAAGTAGCTGCTGACAAGGTTGACGCCTTCAAGAAGGCTGTCGGCAAGGGCGGCACGCTCGAAAAGGGTGTCTACATCTCCGAGACCGAAGCTCCAGCAGCGCGCTCCAACGAGCGTCCGCAGGGCAACCGTCGTCCAACTGGTCCATCGAGCTACGATCCGATGGCGCCACGTGAAGACCGTAAGGCACGTTACCCCAAGAAGGCACGTTCTGACGACTTCGGTGGCGGTGAGCGCCCAGCCAAGAGCTGGGATGACAAGCCAAAGACCTGGGACGACAAGCCACGCGCCGAACGTCCTCGCGCTGACAAGCCAAAGTTCGACAAGGACAAAGGCAAGCCAGCTTGGTCCAAGCCAGCAACTGAAGGCGATTTCTTCGTGAAGAAGCCTAAGGTCAAGGACCACAAGAAGAAGCGCACTGAATAA
- the ndk gene encoding nucleoside-diphosphate kinase, whose amino-acid sequence MALERTFSIIKPDAVRRNLIGKIAAKFEDAGLRIVAMKKIHMTREQAEGFYAVHKERPFYGELVEQMSASPVVVQVLEGEGAILKNREVMGATNPAQAAEGTIRKEFALSIGENSVHGSDAPETAAEEIKYFFTDAEIVG is encoded by the coding sequence ATGGCGCTCGAACGTACTTTCTCCATCATCAAGCCAGATGCCGTCCGTCGTAACCTCATCGGCAAGATCGCTGCCAAGTTCGAAGACGCTGGCCTTCGCATTGTTGCGATGAAGAAGATCCACATGACCCGCGAACAGGCCGAAGGCTTCTACGCAGTTCACAAGGAACGTCCATTCTACGGTGAACTCGTAGAACAGATGTCGGCTTCGCCGGTTGTTGTTCAGGTTCTGGAAGGCGAAGGCGCAATCCTCAAGAACCGTGAAGTCATGGGCGCGACCAACCCAGCACAGGCTGCTGAAGGCACCATCCGTAAGGAATTCGCTCTTTCGATCGGCGAAAACTCCGTACACGGTTCGGACGCTCCAGAAACCGCTGCTGAAGAAATCAAGTACTTCTTCACCGACGCAGAAATCGTTGGCTAA
- a CDS encoding molybdopterin-dependent oxidoreductase: protein MNAQAPSRTIRSVCPHDCPSVCALDVDILPDGKVGRVRGAKDDPYTAGVICEKVARYAERIHHAERLTHPMRRVGPKGAGQWERITWDEALDEIATRFLAIETEHGAEAIWPYFYAGTMGHVQRDGIERLRATRGYSHQYDTICTGLSWPGYIAGTGLLGGVNPEQMAESDCVVIWGTNAVNTQINVMTHATRARKTRGAKIVVIDIYRTTTMDQADLALILRPGTDGALAVATMHILLRDSLADRDYMREYTDFSPEFESHLQARTPQWASEITGLSVDEIEAFARLVGENKKSFFRLGYGFSRQRNGATSVHAALSIPAMTGAWQYRGGGAFHSNSGTWGLDKSRLKGTFLQKGAPRALDMSEVGPILTGDAKALQGGGPVRAMIVQNTNPASVCPEQNRVREGFMRDDLFLVVHEQFLTETAELADIVLPATMFLEHNDYYTRGGHTRVLYGPAVVDRPGECWSNHELINALAIRLGETDPVFFTKDREVVADTFARSGYPALEEVEETGYVDRERPDDVARFAKGFNWEDGRYRFAPNWQEVADRKGYRWVCDPAIMPKFADHWAVNEVVTEALPFKLATSPARTFLNSSFNQTPGSLKREGEPSVFVHPQDAERLGIADGDAVLLGNDRGEVELTARIHTGLSTGVLIAEGLHRNKSHRGGKGINVLTSAIPAAPFGGVPFHDAAVWLKRAL from the coding sequence ATGAACGCACAAGCCCCCAGCCGCACCATCCGCTCTGTATGCCCGCATGACTGCCCATCGGTCTGCGCGCTCGACGTCGATATTTTGCCAGATGGCAAGGTGGGACGCGTGCGCGGGGCGAAGGACGACCCATACACAGCCGGCGTGATTTGCGAAAAAGTGGCGCGTTATGCAGAGCGTATTCATCACGCTGAGCGCTTAACCCATCCGATGCGCCGTGTCGGTCCCAAGGGGGCAGGGCAGTGGGAGCGCATCACTTGGGACGAGGCGCTCGACGAGATTGCGACCCGCTTTCTCGCCATCGAAACCGAGCATGGGGCTGAGGCCATCTGGCCCTATTTCTATGCGGGCACGATGGGGCATGTGCAGCGCGACGGCATTGAGCGCCTTCGCGCCACCCGTGGCTATTCGCACCAATATGACACCATCTGCACAGGTCTGTCGTGGCCCGGCTATATCGCTGGCACGGGCCTACTCGGCGGCGTCAATCCCGAGCAAATGGCAGAGAGCGATTGCGTGGTGATCTGGGGCACCAATGCGGTCAACACCCAGATCAACGTCATGACCCACGCCACCCGCGCGCGTAAAACCCGTGGCGCGAAAATCGTGGTCATCGATATCTACCGCACGACGACCATGGATCAGGCCGATCTGGCGCTCATCCTGCGGCCGGGAACGGATGGGGCGCTGGCCGTCGCGACCATGCACATCCTACTTCGCGATAGTCTCGCGGATCGGGATTATATGCGTGAATACACGGACTTCTCGCCAGAGTTTGAATCACATCTGCAAGCGCGTACCCCGCAATGGGCGTCTGAAATCACCGGCCTAAGTGTCGATGAAATAGAAGCCTTTGCCCGTCTGGTCGGCGAGAACAAGAAAAGCTTTTTCCGCCTCGGTTATGGCTTCTCGCGCCAGCGCAATGGCGCGACCTCGGTCCACGCCGCGCTCTCCATTCCGGCGATGACCGGCGCTTGGCAATATCGCGGTGGTGGCGCTTTTCACTCCAACTCCGGCACCTGGGGGCTGGATAAATCGCGCCTCAAAGGCACGTTCCTGCAAAAGGGCGCGCCGCGCGCCTTGGACATGTCCGAGGTCGGGCCCATCCTGACGGGCGACGCGAAAGCCTTGCAGGGAGGTGGGCCAGTGCGGGCGATGATCGTTCAAAACACCAATCCCGCCTCGGTTTGCCCCGAGCAGAACCGCGTGCGCGAAGGATTTATGCGCGACGATCTCTTCCTCGTCGTGCATGAGCAGTTTTTGACTGAAACCGCTGAACTGGCGGACATCGTCCTGCCTGCCACCATGTTCCTCGAGCACAACGACTATTACACTCGTGGCGGCCATACGCGTGTGCTCTATGGCCCAGCCGTGGTGGATCGCCCCGGCGAATGCTGGTCGAACCACGAGCTGATCAACGCCCTCGCCATTCGCCTCGGCGAAACCGATCCGGTGTTCTTCACCAAGGATCGCGAAGTCGTCGCTGACACCTTTGCCCGCTCGGGCTATCCGGCTTTGGAAGAGGTGGAAGAAACTGGCTATGTCGACCGTGAGCGGCCTGACGATGTTGCCCGCTTCGCTAAGGGATTTAATTGGGAAGACGGACGCTACCGGTTTGCGCCCAATTGGCAGGAGGTCGCCGATCGCAAGGGCTATCGTTGGGTGTGCGATCCCGCCATCATGCCGAAGTTCGCCGATCATTGGGCCGTGAACGAAGTCGTCACCGAGGCGCTACCCTTTAAGCTGGCGACAAGCCCAGCGCGCACCTTTCTCAATTCCTCGTTCAACCAAACCCCGGGCAGTCTCAAACGCGAAGGCGAGCCTTCGGTCTTCGTCCATCCTCAGGACGCCGAGCGGCTTGGCATTGCCGATGGCGATGCCGTCCTTCTTGGCAATGATCGTGGCGAGGTTGAACTGACTGCGCGTATCCACACCGGGCTTTCAACCGGGGTGCTGATTGCCGAAGGTCTGCACCGCAACAAATCCCATCGTGGTGGCAAAGGCATCAACGTCCTCACCAGCGCCATCCCCGCCGCCCCCTTCGGCGGTGTCCCCTTCCACGACGCCGCTGTGTGGCTGAAGCGAGCTCTGTAG
- a CDS encoding glyoxalase superfamily protein: MSYSLDTPTATTLKSEAKDLRDSLAQMGQTLSHSAALEQIAQKHGFRDWNTARAALPERAIAPYQVGERVKGLYLEQAFSGQIIGVQMSGNMQSYTVTIQFDEPVNVTPTFMFAVLRHRVTATLDEHGFSISQRGNGNPQMHIFRR, encoded by the coding sequence ATGTCGTATTCACTTGATACCCCGACCGCCACCACTCTGAAATCTGAAGCCAAAGACCTGCGCGATAGCTTGGCTCAGATGGGTCAGACGCTCAGCCACAGTGCGGCTTTGGAACAAATCGCGCAAAAGCATGGCTTCCGCGATTGGAACACCGCTCGGGCGGCGCTGCCAGAACGCGCGATCGCTCCCTATCAGGTCGGCGAGCGGGTCAAAGGGCTTTATCTGGAGCAAGCTTTTTCCGGCCAGATCATCGGCGTCCAGATGTCTGGTAATATGCAGAGCTATACCGTGACCATCCAATTTGACGAACCGGTCAATGTCACGCCCACTTTCATGTTCGCGGTCCTGCGCCATCGCGTGACCGCAACGCTCGACGAGCACGGATTTTCCATATCGCAGCGCGGCAATGGCAATCCGCAGATGCATATCTTCCGCCGCTAA
- a CDS encoding ABC-F family ATP-binding cassette domain-containing protein codes for MLTINNLTYRIQGRELFEDASLVLPDGAKVGFVGKNGTGKTTLFHIIQGHINADAGSYEINKKAKLGAVAQEAPAGDETVLDVVLAADKERTALMAEAETATDPDRIGEIYTRLADIEAHTAEARASTILNGLGFAQDRQNSPTRELSGGWRMRVALAAVLFSQPDLLLLDEPTNYLDLEGTLWLEKYLSTYPYTVFLISHDRDLLNKAVNSIVHLEHRKLTFYKGNYDTFEQTRRMQMELNNKSREKTLDQIAHLQKFVDRFKAKATKAKQAQARVKMIEKLRPPEAMFDEHSSPFTFQQPKIDLPTPMITLDRVSTGYGDKVILRNITQRIDPDARIALIGVNGNGKSTFAKLLAGDIPVIDGAMKMHKKLEIAHFAQHQMDKLKPEWTPLEHVVDLTPYDTEAKRRSRLAQMGLTTSRMDTKAKHLSGGERARLLMGLITFGGPSMMILDEPTNHLDIDSRDALVHALNDYQGAVFIISHDRHLIEATCDTLWIAENGTIRELDEDLDSYQRSITSGKDTKGNGSDAKGERKLGRQEAAARRAELAPLKKKITDAEKKMARLKTELDKIDAQLADPAIYNGPSDKIIALGRDKSRFGSELETLEESWLMLSAELEEAEKE; via the coding sequence ATGCTGACCATCAACAATCTGACCTACCGCATCCAAGGGCGCGAGCTCTTTGAAGATGCGTCGCTGGTTCTGCCCGATGGTGCCAAAGTTGGGTTCGTGGGCAAGAACGGCACCGGTAAAACCACGCTGTTCCATATCATTCAGGGTCACATCAACGCTGATGCCGGCTCGTATGAGATCAACAAAAAAGCCAAGCTTGGCGCCGTAGCGCAGGAAGCCCCTGCCGGCGACGAAACCGTGCTCGACGTTGTGCTCGCTGCCGATAAGGAGCGCACCGCGCTCATGGCGGAAGCCGAAACGGCCACCGACCCAGATCGTATTGGCGAAATTTACACCCGCCTTGCCGACATTGAGGCCCACACTGCTGAGGCGCGCGCATCCACCATTCTGAATGGCCTAGGTTTTGCGCAGGATCGTCAAAACTCCCCTACTCGCGAGCTTTCGGGTGGTTGGCGCATGCGTGTGGCGCTCGCGGCCGTGCTGTTCAGCCAGCCCGACCTGCTGCTCCTCGACGAACCGACCAACTATCTCGATCTGGAAGGCACATTGTGGCTCGAGAAATATCTCTCGACCTATCCCTATACCGTCTTCCTCATCTCGCACGATCGAGACCTCCTGAATAAAGCCGTCAATTCGATTGTTCACCTCGAGCACCGTAAGCTGACCTTCTACAAGGGCAATTACGACACCTTCGAGCAGACCCGTCGCATGCAGATGGAGCTCAACAACAAGAGCCGCGAGAAGACCCTCGACCAGATCGCGCATCTGCAAAAGTTCGTGGATCGCTTTAAGGCCAAGGCCACAAAGGCCAAGCAGGCGCAGGCTCGCGTCAAGATGATCGAGAAGCTGCGGCCGCCTGAAGCGATGTTTGACGAGCACTCCTCGCCCTTCACCTTCCAGCAGCCAAAGATCGACCTGCCCACGCCGATGATCACCCTGGATCGGGTGTCCACCGGCTATGGCGACAAGGTCATTCTGCGCAATATCACCCAGCGCATTGACCCAGACGCGCGCATCGCGCTGATCGGGGTCAACGGTAATGGTAAGTCGACCTTTGCCAAGCTGCTCGCGGGCGACATCCCGGTCATCGATGGCGCGATGAAGATGCATAAAAAGCTCGAGATCGCCCACTTCGCCCAGCATCAGATGGACAAGCTCAAGCCCGAGTGGACCCCGCTCGAGCACGTGGTCGATCTCACGCCCTATGACACGGAAGCCAAGCGCCGCAGCCGTCTGGCGCAGATGGGCCTTACCACCAGCCGCATGGACACCAAGGCCAAGCACCTTTCAGGTGGCGAACGCGCACGCCTGCTCATGGGCCTGATCACCTTTGGTGGCCCGTCGATGATGATCCTCGACGAGCCGACCAACCACCTCGACATCGACAGCCGCGATGCGCTGGTGCATGCGCTCAATGACTATCAGGGCGCAGTGTTCATCATCTCGCACGATCGTCACTTGATCGAAGCCACTTGCGACACGCTCTGGATTGCCGAAAACGGCACCATCCGCGAGCTGGACGAAGACCTCGATAGCTATCAGCGCAGCATTACCTCCGGCAAAGACACCAAGGGCAATGGCTCTGACGCCAAGGGTGAGCGCAAACTTGGTCGTCAGGAAGCCGCGGCCCGTCGCGCTGAGCTTGCGCCGCTCAAGAAGAAGATCACTGACGCTGAAAAGAAAATGGCGCGGCTCAAGACAGAGCTCGACAAGATCGACGCCCAGCTTGCCGACCCGGCCATTTACAACGGCCCCTCGGACAAGATTATCGCGCTTGGGAGGGACAAGTCCCGCTTCGGCAGCGAGCTCGAAACCCTCGAGGAAAGCTGGTTGATGCTGTCAGCCGAGCTGGAAGAGGCGGAGAAGGAATAA
- a CDS encoding sulfite exporter TauE/SafE family protein encodes MTEIILLLAGFLGGAVNSLAGGGSFIVFPALLFVGVPPVLANASNTYAALPGYASGVAGYWQSMKMYRGQMLSFGIVAIIGGYIGAELLLVVSDAQFELVVPWLMSFAVALFAFGNQLNGFIKARSSGTSRMAKLGAALILLLMGGVCVYGGFFNAGLGILLLAALAMAGLTNIHAMNGLKLYISTLVALVAVIRFALNGSIDWYHGSIALIGVTTGGYLGARMAQHIPGQWIRIGVIVYGMFMTAYFFWAAFG; translated from the coding sequence ATGACTGAAATCATTTTGCTGTTGGCCGGTTTTCTCGGCGGTGCCGTGAACTCTCTGGCGGGCGGCGGCTCGTTTATTGTGTTTCCGGCGCTTTTGTTTGTCGGCGTACCGCCGGTTTTAGCCAATGCTTCCAACACTTATGCGGCCCTGCCCGGCTATGCCAGCGGCGTAGCGGGCTATTGGCAGTCCATGAAGATGTATCGGGGGCAAATGTTGTCCTTCGGTATTGTCGCGATCATCGGTGGGTATATCGGCGCGGAACTGCTTCTTGTCGTCAGTGACGCGCAGTTCGAGTTGGTCGTGCCCTGGCTGATGAGTTTTGCGGTCGCGCTCTTTGCCTTTGGCAATCAGCTCAACGGCTTTATCAAAGCGCGCTCCAGCGGAACAAGCCGCATGGCAAAGCTCGGCGCAGCACTGATCCTGCTGCTAATGGGCGGCGTTTGTGTCTACGGCGGCTTCTTTAATGCTGGCCTAGGCATTCTGCTTTTGGCGGCCTTGGCCATGGCCGGGCTGACCAATATTCACGCGATGAATGGGCTAAAACTCTACATCTCGACGCTGGTGGCGCTCGTCGCCGTGATCCGCTTTGCGCTCAATGGCTCGATTGATTGGTATCATGGCTCCATCGCGCTGATTGGCGTGACGACGGGCGGCTATCTCGGCGCGCGTATGGCTCAACACATCCCCGGCCAATGGATCCGCATTGGGGTCATTGTCTATGGGATGTTTATGACGGCGTATTTCTTCTGGGCGGCTTTTGGGTGA
- a CDS encoding MFS transporter: MARTLRMPVTPMLATSMFFSGITYAATIPYASLVGVDTLGMSPGVFATIMAIGGVVGTLVSLFLGYISDKIKDRRGLLLLSALAGVAANFTVYAVPTQFGFAFSAIVLMPLAGASFSQCFAYIRVFYAKNAPARADVMVTTLRSVFTAAWVIVPPLAGWVAAEFSIFNVYLMAALAYVVIGAIFALMMVDPTTAVQMPPPVRAEGASLLSTFALPLSTLGGLISLAVMTAAARILTFTVPLLIVTNLGGSLPDVGFYAAITAAIEVPSLLIWGWLGMRFTKEILLASAGVILALFMLSAAMSQSLPMLYWLLILNGFATAALMGLNISYVQEAIKGRVGLSTSLLDVIAISANLMGATAFGVLTSGGDYRFALMVGAGVAVLGVVIMVGANVKRLRLLPVNEG, encoded by the coding sequence ATGGCCAGAACGCTTCGAATGCCGGTTACACCAATGCTGGCCACTTCGATGTTCTTTTCGGGCATCACCTATGCGGCGACCATCCCCTATGCCTCGCTCGTGGGTGTCGACACGCTGGGCATGAGCCCCGGAGTGTTCGCAACCATCATGGCCATCGGCGGGGTCGTCGGCACATTGGTGTCGCTGTTTCTGGGCTATATTTCCGACAAGATCAAAGATCGGCGTGGTCTGCTGCTTTTGTCGGCCCTTGCCGGGGTTGCTGCCAATTTCACGGTCTATGCCGTTCCCACCCAATTCGGATTTGCCTTTTCGGCCATAGTGCTCATGCCGCTGGCGGGCGCGAGTTTTTCGCAGTGCTTTGCCTATATCCGCGTCTTTTACGCCAAGAACGCGCCCGCTCGCGCCGACGTCATGGTCACGACGCTACGCTCGGTGTTTACGGCGGCCTGGGTGATCGTCCCCCCGCTTGCGGGTTGGGTGGCGGCTGAGTTTTCGATCTTCAACGTCTACCTCATGGCCGCTTTGGCCTATGTGGTCATTGGCGCGATTTTCGCGCTGATGATGGTTGATCCGACCACCGCGGTCCAAATGCCGCCGCCGGTTCGGGCCGAAGGCGCATCGCTTCTCTCCACCTTCGCACTACCGCTCAGCACCCTTGGGGGGCTCATCAGCCTTGCCGTGATGACTGCCGCAGCGCGCATTCTCACCTTCACGGTGCCCCTGCTCATTGTCACCAATTTGGGTGGCTCTCTGCCAGACGTGGGTTTTTACGCCGCCATTACCGCGGCGATTGAGGTTCCCAGCCTGCTGATCTGGGGGTGGCTGGGCATGCGCTTTACCAAAGAGATCCTGCTCGCCAGCGCGGGCGTTATCCTCGCGTTGTTTATGCTGAGTGCGGCGATGAGCCAGTCGCTGCCGATGCTGTATTGGCTGCTCATCCTCAACGGCTTTGCGACTGCAGCACTGATGGGGCTCAATATTTCCTATGTGCAGGAAGCGATCAAAGGCCGTGTCGGGCTCTCGACCTCGCTGCTCGATGTCATCGCCATTTCCGCCAATCTGATGGGTGCGACGGCTTTCGGGGTGCTGACCAGCGGCGGCGATTATCGGTTTGCGCTGATGGTTGGTGCGGGCGTGGCGGTTCTCGGCGTGGTCATTATGGTCGGGGCAAATGTGAAACGGCTGCGGCTTTTGCCGGTGAATGAGGGATAG
- a CDS encoding MFS transporter — translation MGHSVRMPVTPMLGTSMFFSGITYAATAPYASLVGVDALGMAPSVFATVMAIGSLIGLISAVGLGLLSDRIKDRRWLVILTAFAGMTGHALIFWGQSPLTFIIATAVIMPLGLGCFSQCLGFMRVYFVHHRPDRADFIMTIMRMMFTLAWVIVPPLVGWIASAYNVFLVYLLSSLSYLAIGAIFLALLRNRDTAVQSPRIERAEGASLLSTFAIERPKVFGLCSIVLMWTGARTASYIVPLFIVKELDGTLANVGIYSGINAAIEAPTMFAIAWLTTKVSKETLLAIAGLCLAVFLASVSLAPSILVIYCLLVINAVGVALIQTQNIAYAQDAIKGRVGLSTSLIDLMGIATNLLSAAAFAVLMGLNDYRLAIACAAGFSLIGALSMAGSNFKRLGRLRSA, via the coding sequence ATGGGGCATTCAGTCCGCATGCCGGTGACGCCGATGCTGGGAACATCCATGTTCTTTTCCGGCATCACCTATGCAGCCACCGCTCCCTATGCGTCGCTGGTTGGCGTCGACGCACTGGGCATGGCACCAAGCGTTTTCGCAACGGTGATGGCCATTGGTTCGTTGATCGGCCTGATCAGTGCTGTCGGGCTGGGTCTGCTCTCGGACCGGATCAAAGATCGCCGCTGGCTTGTCATACTGACGGCCTTTGCGGGCATGACAGGCCACGCACTGATATTCTGGGGTCAATCGCCCCTCACCTTCATCATCGCCACGGCCGTGATCATGCCTTTGGGCTTGGGGTGTTTTTCCCAATGCCTAGGCTTTATGCGCGTATACTTCGTGCACCATCGGCCGGACAGGGCCGACTTCATCATGACCATTATGCGCATGATGTTCACCCTGGCCTGGGTGATCGTCCCCCCGCTGGTGGGATGGATCGCTTCGGCATACAACGTTTTTCTGGTCTATCTGCTCTCTTCACTGAGCTATTTGGCCATTGGCGCCATATTCCTCGCCTTGCTGCGAAACCGCGACACCGCGGTGCAATCGCCACGCATCGAAAGAGCGGAAGGGGCATCATTGCTCTCAACCTTTGCGATTGAGCGGCCCAAGGTATTTGGCCTCTGTTCAATCGTCCTGATGTGGACCGGCGCGCGGACGGCGAGCTATATCGTGCCGCTGTTTATCGTCAAAGAACTGGACGGCACGCTTGCCAATGTAGGTATTTATTCGGGCATCAATGCTGCCATTGAAGCGCCGACCATGTTTGCTATTGCGTGGCTGACCACCAAGGTCAGCAAGGAAACGCTGCTTGCAATTGCCGGCCTGTGCCTCGCGGTGTTTCTCGCCAGCGTGAGCCTCGCGCCCTCCATCCTTGTGATCTACTGCCTTCTCGTCATTAACGCTGTCGGCGTCGCGCTCATCCAGACACAGAACATCGCCTATGCGCAGGATGCGATTAAGGGGCGCGTTGGGTTGTCCACCTCGCTGATCGACCTAATGGGGATCGCGACAAACCTTCTATCGGCCGCAGCATTTGCTGTGCTGATGGGCTTGAACGACTATCGCCTCGCCATCGCTTGTGCGGCCGGGTTCTCCCTCATTGGGGCGCTCTCTATGGCGGGTAGCAATTTCAAACGCCTAGGCCGTCTCCGCTCGGCCTAG